In Erigeron canadensis isolate Cc75 chromosome 6, C_canadensis_v1, whole genome shotgun sequence, the following are encoded in one genomic region:
- the LOC122605879 gene encoding cytochrome P450 704C1-like: protein MKPLIFLITITMLLLLTGFYISPSFIVAVFGVFTSLLLLLLTLVFGPYFIELMSTDNRPPVVGPILNQLIHFEKLYDYMTSIAKQHSTFRFIRPTHSEVYTADPQNVEYILRTNFVNYTKGEYNTCIMKDLFGNGIFTVDGAKWRHQRKLASFEFSTKVLRDFSSIIFKSNTAKLVKHISLLAAAGNAMDLQDLLMKSTLDSMFKVGFGFDLDTLSGLDEASNQFMKAFDDSNALVYWRFMDLLWKVKRYLSIGSETTLKDNIRIIDSFVYRLIHNKREQMKNENHNRNKEDILSRFLMESENDPVNMNDKYLRDISLSFVIAGKDTSANTLTWFFYMLCKQPLVQEKVAQEVKKVTEADDGTSIEDFGFKLTELVLDKMHYLHAAISETLRLYPAVPLDSKSAQKDDVLPDGFKIKKGDGVGYIPYPMGRMTYIWGDDAEEFRPERWLDVKGVFRPESPFKFTAFQGGPRICLGKEFAYRQMKILAAYLVYFFKFKLVDEGKDATYRTMFTLHMDEGLHLYAFLR, encoded by the exons ATGAAGCCTCTAATCTTTCTAATTACTATCACCATGTTACTACTTCTCACTGGATTTTACATTTCGCCATCTTTCATAGTTGCCGTTTTTGGAGTTTTTACTTCGCTTCTGCTTCTACTCTTGACTCTGGTGTTTGGACCTTACTTCATAGAATTGATGTCAACTGACAACCGCCCACCAGTAGTCGGACCAATACTCAATCAACTCATACATTTTGAAAAGCTTTACGATTACATGACATCAATAGCTAAACAGCATTCCACTTTTCGTTTCATCAGGCCTACACACAGTGAAGTGTATACTGCTGACCCTCAGAATGTTGAGTACATTCTCAGGACTAATTTTGTAAATTACACCAAG GGGGAGTACAATACTTGTATCATGAAAGATCTTTTTGGAAACGGAATTTTCACTGTGGATGGAGCTAAATGGCGCCATCAACGAAAGCTTGCAAGCTTTGAGTTCTCAACAAAAGTCTTACGAGATTTTAgtagtattatttttaagtccaaCACTGCAAAACTAGTGAAACATATTTCGTTACTAGCAGCTGCTGGGAATGCAATGGATTTGCAG GATTTGTTAATGAAATCGACTCTAGATTCAATGTTCAAAGTGGGATTTGGGTTTGATCTTGATACTCTGTCGGGGTTAGATGAAGCTAGTAATCAATTTATGAAAGCTTTTGATGATTCAAACGCTTTAGTCTATTGGCGATTTATGGATCTTCTATGGAAAGTAAAGAGGTACTTAAGTATTGGATCTGAAACCACTCTTAAGGATAACATCAGAATCATTGACAGTTTTGTGTATAGATTAATACACAATAAGAGAGAGcagatgaaaaatgaaaatcataat AGGAATAAAGAAGACATACTGTCAAGATTTTTGATGGAAAGTGAAAACGATCCAGTGAATATGAACGATAAGTATCTGAGAGATATATCACTGAGTTTTGTGATTGCGGGAAAGGATACATCTGCAAACACACTCACTTGGTTCTTTTACATGCTCTGCAAACAACCCTTGGTTCAAGAAAAGGTTGCCCAAGAAGTAAAAAAAGTGACTGAAGCCGACGATGGTACATCTATTGAAGACTTTGGCTTCAAGTTAACAGAGCTTGTGCTTGACAAAATGCATTATCTTCATGCAGCTATATCAGAGACACTCAGGCTCTATCCTGCAGTTCCTTTG GATAGCAAGAGTGCGCAGAAAGATGATGTTCTTCCTGACGGGTTTAAGATCAAGAAAGGGGATGGCGTAGGGTATATTCCTTATCCAATGGGAAGGATGACATACATATGGGGAGATGATGCAGAGGAATTCCGACCAGAGAGATGGCTCGACGTCAAAGGCGTTTTTAGACCTGAAAGTCCATTCAAGTTCACTGCTTTTCAG GGTGGGCCAAGGATATGCTTAGGGAAGGAATTTGCTTATAGACAAATGAAGATACTCGCAGCGTATCTTGTTTACTTCTTTAAGTTCAAACTTGTTGATGAGGGTAAAGATGCTACATACCGAACCATGTTCACTCTGCACATGGATGAAGGACTCCATTTGTATGCTTTTCTCCGTTAG
- the LOC122603046 gene encoding cytochrome P450 704C1-like, producing MKSLLSYPTTILFILIGFYISPSFMATIVGIIISFLLVFLAVVFGPYLKEIVFTDRHRPPVVGPISSQLVHFRELYDYMTSLAKKHHTFRFITPTHSEIYTADPVNVEYILKTNFVNYTKGEHNNGIMRDLFGEGIFAVDGDKWRHQRKLASYEFSTKNLRDFSSDVFRINAAKLAKKISLLAAAPPSEQTINLQDLLMKTTLDSIFKVGFGFDLDTVSGLHEASNRFMKAFDDSNSLSFWRFVDLLWRAKRYFNIGSEAVLKQNIRIVDNFVYELIRNKREQMTNQNLNRDKEDILSRFLIESENDPVNMNDKYLRDISLSFVIAGKDTSANTLTWFFYMLCKHPLIHQKIAEEVKTATEADDDTSVDDFGLKLTQVALDKMHYLHAALSETLRLYPAVPVDGKSAEKDDVLPDGFKIKKGDGVAYLPYSMGRMTYIWGDDAEEFRPERWLISGVFQPESPFKFTTFQAGPRICLGKEFAYRQMKILAAFLLYFFKFKLVDESEDARYRTMFTLHMDKGLHLYATRRF from the exons ATGAAGTCTCTTTTATCATATCCAACCACCATCTTGTTTATTCTCATTGGATTTTATATTTCACCTTCATTCATGGCTACAATCGTCGGAATCATAATCTCATTTTTGCTAGTATTTTTGGCTGTGGTATTTGGACCTTACTTGAAGGAAATTGTTTTCACCGACCGCCACCGACCACCGGTTGTCGGACCAATATCAAGCCAACTCGTACACTTCCGGGAGCTGTACGATTACATGACGTCACTTGCCAAAAAGCATCACACTTTTCGTTTCATAACACCTACACACAGTGAAATATATACTGCTGATCCTGTTAATGTTGAATATATTCTCAAGACCAACTTTGTTAATTACACCAAG gGGGAGCATAATAATGGAATAATGAGGGATCTTTTTGGAGAAGGGATATTTGCAGTGGATGGAGATAAGTGGAGACATCAAAGGAAGCTTGCAAGCTATGAGTTTTCCACTAAGAATTTGAGGGATTTCAGTAGTGATGTTTTTAGAATAAATGCTGCTAAATTGGCCAAAAAGATTTCATTACTAGCAGCAGCACCACCTTCTGAGCAAACCATTAATTTGCAG GATTTACTCATGAAAACGACTTTAGATTCGATATTCAAGGTGGGATTTGGGTTTGATCTTGATACCGTATCAGGGTTACACGAGGCAAGTAATCGATTCATGAAAGCGTTTGATGATTCAAATAGTTTATCCTTTTGGCGATTTGTAGATCTTCTATGGAGGGCAAAGAGGTATTTTAACATTGGTTCGGAAGCTGTTCTCAAGCAGAACATCAGAATCGTTGATAATTTTGTGTATGAATTGATACGAAACAAGAGGGAGCAGATGACAAATCAAAATCTTAAT AGAGATAAAGAAGACATTTTATCAAGATTTTTGATAGAAAGTGAAAACGATCCAGTGAATATGAACGATAAGTACCTAAGAGATATATCATTGAGTTTTGTGATTGCTGGAAAGGATACATCTGCAAATACTCTCACTTGGTTCTTCTATATGCTTTGCAAGCATCCCTTGATTCACCAAAAGATTGCAGAAGAAGTGAAGACAGCCACCGAAGCTGATGATGATACATCTGTTGATGACTTTGGGCTCAAGTTAACCCAAGTTGCACTTGACAAAATGCATTATCTTCACGCAGCTTTATCTGAGACGCTTAGGCTCTACCCTGCAGTTCCAGTG GATGGCAAGAGTGCGGAGAAAGACGATGTTCTTCCTGATGGGTTCAAGATCAAGAAAGGAGATGGCGTCGCCTATCTTCCGTATTCAATGGGAAGGATGACGTATATTTGGGGAGATGATGCGGAGGAATTCCGGCCAGAAAGGTGGCTCATTAGTGGTGTTTTTCAACCTGAAAGTCCTTTCAAGTTTACCACTTTTCAG GCTGGGCCAAGAATATGCTTAGGAAAGGAATTTGCTTACAGACAGATGAAGATACTGGCtgcttttcttttatatttctttaagtTTAAGTTGGTGGATGAGAGTGAAGACGCTAGGTATCGAACCATGTTTACCCTTCACATGGATAAAGGACTCCATTTGTATGCTACTCGCCGTTTCTaa